In Penicillium psychrofluorescens genome assembly, chromosome: 5, a single window of DNA contains:
- a CDS encoding uncharacterized protein (ID:PFLUO_007438-T1.cds;~source:funannotate) — MQLTQFLLSTLFASSAVLAAPVSMMTAGPEWTITNMKRVCNAKDTSCTWTFGIEIGSGVATPCTFVVKGNEASEASGGPVKCGAFTVTSGWSGQFGPGNGFTTMSVVNDNTRKIAWPAYTDVQLDTEKVVKPDQSYAPAALP, encoded by the coding sequence CAGCTCACTCAGTTTCTTCTGTCTACCCTCTTCGCCTCCTCGGCAGTCCTCGCCGCTCCCGTGTCCATGATGACCGCCGGCCCTGAGTGGACTATCACGAACATGAAGCGCGTCTGCAACGCCAAGGACACTTCCTGCACCTGGACCTTCGGCATCGAAATCGGTTCCGGAGTTGCTACCCCGTGTACTTTTGTCGTGAAGGGCAACGAGGCCTCCGAGGCCAGCGGTGGCCCTGTGAAGTGCGGCGCTTTCACCGTCACTTCGGGCTGGAGCGGCCAGTTCGGCCCAGGCAATGGCTTCACGACCATGTCCGTTGTCAACGACAACACCCGCAAGATTGCCTGGCCCGCCTACACCGACGTGCAGCTCGACACCGAAAAGGTCGTCAAGCCTGACCAGAGCTACGCTCCCGCTGCTCTCCCTTGA